A genomic window from Pygocentrus nattereri isolate fPygNat1 chromosome 22, fPygNat1.pri, whole genome shotgun sequence includes:
- the LOC108415698 gene encoding CD48 antigen-like, giving the protein MFSEYRIHPALLHLLYCLLCSAGEEVVRLQELEGNTVTIHTGLTEAQSDAHILWFYGPENADIKIVNSLVFKGETNTDYPSERFRDRLQLNRTSGSLTIRNISREDSGLYKLHIITGSISGWSFSIDVYAPVSKPVIRNQTEKRSVSLRESCSPLCSVENGKDVSLSWYEEKERISSISSSDSSERLYLPLNKTNPDCSTYTCVAANPVSNQTTQLNITELCIKSGR; this is encoded by the exons ATGTTCTCAGAATACAGGATTCATCCAGCTCTGCTTCACCTGCTTTACT GTCTGCTGTGCTCAGCTGGAGAAGAGGTTGTcagacttcaggagctggaggGAAACACTGTGACCATCCATACTGGATtaactgaagctcagagtgaTGCTCACATACTGTGGTTTTATGGACCTGAGAACGCAGATATAAAGATAGTGAACAGTCTGGTGTTTAAAGGGGAGACTAATACAGACTATCCCAGTGAGAGATTCAGAGACAGACTGCAGCTGAACAGAACCAGTGGATCTTTAACCATCAGGAACATCAGCAGAGAAGATTCTGGACTTTATAAACTACACATCATTACTGGAAGTATCTCAGGCTGGAGTTTCAGTATTGATGTCTATG ctCCAGTATCAAAGCCAGTCATAAGAAATCAGACAGAAAAGCGCTCAGTGAGTCTCAGAGAGTCGTGTtctcctctgtgctctgtggAGAACGGGAAGGATGTGAGTTTGTCCTGgtatgaagagaaagagagaatctCCAGCATCAGCAGCTCAGATTCCAGTGAACGTCTTTATCTTCCTCTGAATAAAACCAACCCAGACTGTTCTACTTACACCTGTGTAGCTGCTAATCCAGTTAGTAATCAGACAACCCAGCTCAACATTACAGAACTCTGCATTAAATCAGGTAGGTGA
- the LOC108415623 gene encoding LOW QUALITY PROTEIN: pregnancy-specific beta-1-glycoprotein 9-like (The sequence of the model RefSeq protein was modified relative to this genomic sequence to represent the inferred CDS: inserted 2 bases in 1 codon) — MFSEYRIHPALLLLLYSGEEAVRLQELEGNTVTIHTGLTGVQSDAHILWYYRSESVDIKIVNSQIIRGKIITDYDSERFRDRLQLNRTSGSLTIRNISREDSGVYKLHIITGHQSVWSFSVDVYAPVLKPVIRNQAEKRSVSLRESCXPLCSVEKGKDVSLSWYEEKERISSISSSDSSERLYLPLNKTNPDCSTCTCVAANPVSAQTTQLNITELCYNSTGTKGPRDLSKSLAAVLTPVGLIVALLILFVWIWKKKTKQQVSKDAELNYAEVKMNSQFK; from the exons ATGTTCTCAGAATACAGGATTCATCCAGCTCTGCTTCTCCTGCTTTACT CTGGAGAAGAGGCTGTCCGACTGCAGGAGCTGGAGGGAAACACTGTAACCATCCATACTGGATTAACTGGAGTTCAGAGTGATGCTCACATACTGTGGTACTATAGATCTGAGAGTGTAGATATAAAGATAGTGAACAGTCAGATCATTAGAGGAAAGATTATTACAGACTATGACAGTGAGAGATTCAGAGACCGACTGCAGCTGAACAGAACCAGTGGATCTTTAACCATCAGGAACATCAGCAGAGAAGATTCTGGAGTTTATAAACTACACATCATTACTGGACATCAGTCAGTCTGGAGTTTCAGTGTTGATGTCTATG cTCCAGTATTAAAGCCAGTCATAAGAAATCAAGCTGAAAAGCGCTCAGTGAGTCTCAGAGAGTCGTG tcctctgtgctctgtggAGAAAGGGAAGGATGTGAGTTTGTCCTGgtatgaagagaaagagagaatctCCAGCATCAGCAGCTCAGATTCCAGTGAACGTCTTTATCTTCCTCTGAATAAAACCAACCCAGACTGTTCTACTTGCACCTGTGTAGCTGCTAATCCAGTTAGCGCTCAGACAACCCAGCTCAACATTACAGAACTCTGCTATAACAGCACAG GTACGAAAGGTCCTAGAGATCTCTCCAAATCACTGGCTGCTGTTCTGACACCTGTTGGTCTGATTGTTGCtctattaattttatttgtgtGGATCTGGAAAAAGAAGACAAAGCAACAAG TTTCTAAAGATGCTGAGCTGAATTATGCTGAAGTGAAAATGAATTCACAATTCAAATGA
- the LOC108415624 gene encoding pregnancy-specific beta-1-glycoprotein 1-like has translation MFSEYRIHPALLLLLYCLLCSAGEEVVRLQELEGNTVTIHTGLTGVQSDAHILWFYGPENADIKIVNSQIIRGEIITDYYSERFRDRLQLNRTSGSLTIRNISREDSGVYKLHIITGISSVWSFSVDVYAPVSKPVIRNQAEKRSVSLRESCSPLCSVENGKDVSLSWYEEKERISSISSSDSSERLYLPLNKTNPDCSTYTCVAANPVSTQTAQLNITNICCKSVYKHDKLNYAVKSTSPDSNEAHKDNEELWTDRAVSAEFRLPSRARASREHVDVTDCSLDFSGSSMHCLLPAEGDGGKEPWTNQANLVHL, from the exons ATGTTCTCAGAATACAGGATTCATCCAGCTCTGCTTCTCCTGCTTTACT GTCTGCTGTGCTCAGCTGGAGAAGAGGTTGTCAGACTGCAGGAGCTGGAGGGAAACACTGTAACCATCCATACTGGATTAACTGGAGTTCAGAGTGATGCTCACATACTGTGGTTTTATGGACCTGAGAATGCAGATATAAAGATAGTGAACAGTCAGATCATTAGAGGAGAGATTATTACAGACTATTACAGTGAGAGATTCAGAGACAGACTGCAGCTGAACAGAACCAGTGGATCTTTAACCATCAGGAACATCAGCAGAGAAGATTCTGGAGTTTATAAACTACACATCATTACTGGAATATCCTCAGTCTGGAGTTTCAGTGTTGATGTCTATG ctCCAGTATCAAAGCCAGTCATAAGAAATCAAGCTGAAAAGCGCTCAGTGAGTCTCAGAGAGTCGTGTtctcctctgtgctctgtggAGAACGGGAAGGATGTGAGTTTGTCCTGgtatgaagagaaagagagaatctCCAGCATCAGCAGCTCAGATTCCAGTGAACGTCTTTATCTTCCTCTGAATAAAACCAACCCAGACTGTTCTACCTACACCTGTGTAGCTGCTAATCCAGTTAGCACCCAGACAGCCCAGCTCAACATTACAAACATCTGCTGTAAATCAG TTTATAAGCATGATAAGCTGAATTATGCTGTGAAAAGTACATCTCCAGATTCAAATGAAGCTCACAAG GACAACGAGGAGCTCTGGActgacagagcggtcagtgcCGAATTCCGACTTCCCTCGCGTGCACGCGCCTCACGTGAACATGTGGACGTTACGGACTGCAGTCTGGATTTCTCGG GGTCCAGCATGCACTGCctactgccagcagagggcgacggcggCAAGGAGCCGTGGACTAATCAGGCTAACCTGGTACACCTGTGA